One segment of Anguilla anguilla isolate fAngAng1 chromosome 1, fAngAng1.pri, whole genome shotgun sequence DNA contains the following:
- the ccdc105 gene encoding coiled-coil domain-containing protein 105, with product MEPVSIASLTIGPQSWREKTKHSISLAEKLIRQSDARKSSSASPCRPRSCTLGLLSHVNTPVPLELNETEKNSRKDSDNVNNTQSSYKVRPMSTGTTRFNLASGPLVAPFPPPCLREQCAEASVRAAGEYMREVRGVEGQLRKQACRVGQEGIKLERERAYLERMLRSLRKDLLVNQKSVEERTLRPPTTETGRDGADSLLDCEKKQLSELKIQLEGALRDTLTQLQALSQCSKLLLECASERSCVLDLLPHSGYHSAGGRCTPSQVTMKPDPTGPYTPECKQAMESSSLALTQSQLLREQIRCLIGEAIARQKSAHQLVNEGLVKKIAETVSLKQHLTLSSASARQAIYRKQRQLNCIQHSHGRALGPVSSGDVMSRERLDRPLVQVYQRHPGTQLPEAMHLIQGGAVVRQCLLSSGGELAQLRGTRLKLMEDMRGKGAAAQVDSSIVRLRRRLIDRRVMPSFFLQGTSA from the exons ATGGAGCCAGTCTCAATTGCATCGTTGACCATCGGGCCGCAGTCTTGGCGAGAAAAAACGAAGCATTCTATCAGTCTTGCGGAGAAACTGATACGGCAGTCCGATGCCAGAAAGTCCAGCTCTGCTAGTCCGTGTCGGCCACGCAGCTGCACATTAGGCCTACTTTCTCATGTGAATACTCCTGTCCCTTTGGaattaaatgaaactgaaaaaaactcaAGGAAGGACAGCGACAATGTCAATAATACACAATCAAGCTACAAGGTCAGACCAATGTCTACCGGGACTACG cgGTTCAATCTAGCCTCCGGTCCATTAGTTGCCCCCTTTCCCCCACCCTGTTTGAGGGAGCAGTGCGCAGAGGCCAGTGTGAGGGCTGCTGGGGAGTACATGCGTGAAGtcagaggggtggaggggcagTTACGTAAACAGGCTTGCAGAGTTGGTCAGGAAGGCATAAagctagagagggagagggcatATTTGGAGAGAATGCTGAGATCCCTAAGGAAAGACCTCCTTGTGAACCAGAAAAGTGTGGAGGAGAGGACCCTGAGACCACCTACCACAGAGACG GGCAGAGATGGCGCAGACAGCCTGCTGGATTGCGAGAAGAAGCAGCTGTCTGAGCTGAAGATTCAGCTGGAGGGCGCACtgagagacacactcacacagctgcaA GCCCTCAGTCAGTGCAGTAAGCTGTTACTGGAGTGTGCTAGTGAGAGATCCTGTGTTTTGGATCTTCTCCCACACAGTGGATATCATTCAGCTGGCGGTCGCTGCACCCCTTCCCAAGTTACTATGAAACCCGACCCCACAGGACCCTACACCCCAG AATGTAAGCAGGCAATGGAATCTTCAAGCTTGGCCCTCACCCAATCACAGCTGCTCAGGGAGCAGATTCGGTGTTTGATTGGTGAGGCCATTGCACGGCAAAAATCAGCTCACCAATTGGTGAACGAAGGCCTGGTGAAGAAAATAGCCGAGACTGTCAGCCTGAAG CAACACCTCACACTCAGCTCAGCCTCAGCCAGGCAGGCCATTTACCGCAAGCAGAGACAGCTGAACTGCATTCAGCACAGCCATGGCAGAGCactg GGTCCCGTGTCCAGTGGAGATGTGATGTCCAGAGAAAGACTTGACAGGCCATTAGTGCAGGTCTACCAGCGACACCCTGGTACTCAGTTACCAGAAGCCATGCACCTCATACAG ggTGGCGCTGTGGTTCGGCAGTGTCTGCTGTCGTCCGGTGGGGAACTGGCTCAGCTGCGTGGCACTCGGCTGAAGTTAATGGAGGACATGCGAGGGAAGGGGGCGGCAGCCCAGGTGGACTCTTCCATCGTGAGGCTGCGCCGTCGCCTGATAGACCGTCGAGTGatgccttctttttttctacaaGGCACATCTGCATAG